A genomic segment from Drosophila miranda strain MSH22 chromosome 3, D.miranda_PacBio2.1, whole genome shotgun sequence encodes:
- the LOC117188119 gene encoding inner centromere protein-like, translating to MLHEDDSTDDEGKVTHKRPPAPTWSRSHVRGEAIAMQSHCPTDVIDSFFSVAPTTPDLKLIFPNIDPSQLKRNSSVLWSTPPRYSELPKY from the exons ATGCTGCACGAGGATGACTCCACCGATGACGAGGGCAAGGTCACCCACAAGCGTCCGCCAGCACCCACCTGGAGTCGCA GCCATGTACGCGGCGAAGCGATTGCCATGCAGAGCCACTGTCCCACCGATGTCATCGACAGCTTCTTCTCGGTGGCCCCCACCACTCCGGACCTGAAACTGATTTTCCCCAACATCGATCCCAGCCAGCTGAAGCGCAACTCCAGCGTGCTCTGGTCCACGCCCCCACGCTACTCGGAGCTCCCAAAATACTAG
- the LOC117188469 gene encoding protein regulator of cytokinesis 1-like: MVDPTSIKGEILEMTGEHVEQLHSMWSLMFEPKTCEDFLHKLKAHADNFYTDLLTESREKQAAILDDIAALRAEASDLTRLLHETVDIGQRPDDVPLIIWQLKLDKSIEHLREELSKRRAEIGELLLQQEQLCEELGALPLPLLADPLPLPDEMDGFRDHLDNLRSQRAVRQTELDQLRKAIKHDMKMLELMPQTDAEDRLLNDLSHNLTPETLERLRQMRNSYAEQIQELRSKIHDMREKIYVLWDRLQETDESAMRRVRECTENTQRTYDILHSELQRCQALRSQNPKTFIEQLRVEISKWWDLTLKSQQERKRFSNYYNKYYNEDLLELHELELDDLKSFYTCNKEIFDLYESRAELWSRMQALEAKANEPNRFKNRGGQLLKEEKERKAISKLPKIEQQITELVHAYEVQSHGPFLVYGENILELMAGEWENYRQAKQSSARKKAPPTTRTGSSSKLMMPPPTAGSTAPRTPRTLKNMSSMSTSTMSLRKTPTIQLITPNMTKSTGNLHKRLNPSAAASSSGYRLANSQLKASKSPLRRVRVLDNTLRRSGGLGRRSLGTRSKKKPRTKSAVPDTRSPSDSEYMTDETTENDREAGISYDEFVPTSRSSVLPVGGAQHQRNRVAVPRIRHVLVNHNSVASAANTPSKQAVNQEERPRFGNQLKLPSPRESRMWPNPR, from the coding sequence atggttgacccaacctccatcaagggagagatccttgagatgactggcgagcatgtggagcagctccattcaatgtggtccctcatgttcgagccgaagacatgcgaggactttctgcacaaactcaaggcgcacgcggataatttctatacggatctgctgaccgagtcgcgggagaagcaggcggccatcctggatgacatagccgcactccgagccgaggccagcgacctcacccgactcctccatgagacggtggacattggtcagaggcccgacgatgtgccactgatcatatggcagctgaagctggacaaaagcattgagcatctgcgcgaggagctctcgaaacgtcgggcggagatcggggagctgctgctccagcaggagcagctctgcgaagagctgggcgcactgccgctccctctactggcggacccgctgcccctgcccgatgagatggacggctttcgcgaccatctcgacaacctgcgctctcagcgcgcagtgcgccagacggagctggaccagctgcgcaaggccatcaagcatgacatgaagatgctcgagctgatgccccagaccgatgcagaggatcgcctactgaacgatctgagccacaatctaacaccagagacactagagcggctgcggcagatgcgcaacagttatgccgagcagatccaggagctgcgctccaaaatccatgacatgcgcgagaagatctacgtgctgtgggatcgcctccaggagacggacgagagcgccatgcgacgagtgcgcgagtgcaccgagaatacgcagcgcacctatgacatcctccattcggagctgcagcgctgccaggcactgcgcagccagaaccccaagacgttcatcgagcagctgcgcgtcgagataagcaagtggtgggatctaacgctcaagagccagcaggagcgcaagcgtttctccaactactacaataagtattacaacgaagacctgttggagctgcacgagctggagctggatgatctgaagagcttctacacgtgcaacaaggagattttcgatctgtacgagagccgtgcagaactttggtcccgcatgcaggctctagaggcaaaggccaacgagccgaatcgtttcaaaaatcgtggcggccagctccttaaagaggaaaaggaacgcaaggccatctcgaagctgcccaagattgagcagcagatcactgaactggtgcacgcctatgaggtgcaatcgcatggcccgtttctggtttatggcgagaacatactggagctgatggctggcgaatgggagaactatcggcaggccaagcagagctcggcccgcaagaaggccccgcccaccacgaggacgggcagcagcagcaaattgatgatgccaccgccgactgccggttcaacggcccctcgcacgccccgaactttgaagaacatgtcctcaatgtcgacctcgacaatgtcgttgcgcaagaccccaacaatccagctgatcactcccaatatgaccaagagcactgggaatctgcacaagcgactaaatccatcagcagccgccagctcttcggggtatcggctggccaacagccagctgaaggcgtccaagtcgccactaaggcgggtccgcgtcctggacaacacattgcgtcgcagcgggggattgggcagacgcagccttggcacacgctcgaaaaagaagccacgcacaaaatcagcggtgccggatacaagatcgcccagcgattccgagtatatgaCCGATGAGACCACTGAAAATGACCGCGAAGCCGGGATCTCCTATGACGAATTTGTGCCCACGAGTCGCTCCTCAGTGCTGCCCGTCGGCGGGGCTCAGCATCAGCGCAATCGCGTGGCTGTGCCACGAATTCGCCATGTCCTCGTAAACCACAATTCGGTGGCGTCGGCCGCCAACACACCGTCAAAGCAGGCggtcaatcaggaggagaggcctcgatttggcaatcaattgaagcTCCCGTCGCCACGTGAAAGTCGCATGTGGCCGAATCCACGATGA